From the Mastacembelus armatus chromosome 14, fMasArm1.2, whole genome shotgun sequence genome, one window contains:
- the LOC113142946 gene encoding transmembrane 4 L6 family member 1-like: MCTGKCSRCVAVTLYPLVLLSIICNIVLFFPGWNTKYVKDGHITEEVKYLGGLIGGGLMVLISALYIHLTQEDGCCGNRFGMFFSIILAAVGVAGALYNCIASVLGLVNGPFCLYNGNWTVPFKNSNGTYLFDLKSEVCEEPNNVVKFNIGLFATLLATSCLQALLCASQMINGLIGCLCGTCVNKEGA; encoded by the exons ATGTGTACTGGAAAATGTTCCCGCTGCGTTGCTGTTACTCTGTACCCATTAGTGCTGCTATCCATCATCTGTAACATTGTGCTGTTCTTTCCTGGATGGAACACCAAATATGTCAAAGATGGACATATTACTGAGGAAGTGAAATACTTGGGGGGACTCATCGGAGGGGGTTTGATG GTGTTGATCTCAGCTCTTTACATCCACTTGACTCAAGAAGATGGGTGCTGTGGGAACCGCTTTGGA ATGTTCTTTTCAATCATACTTGCTGCAGTAGGTGTGGCTGGTGCCCTGTACAATTGTATTGCGTCAGTGCTCGGTTTGGTGAATGGACCCTTCTGCCTATATAACGGGAATTGGACAGTGCCTTTCAAAAACAG CAATGGGACCTACCTGTTTGACCTTAAGTCAGAAGTGTGTGAAGAGCCCAACAACGTGGTGAAGTTCAACATCGGACTCTTTGCCACACTGTTGGCAACCAGCTGTCTGCAAGCGTTGCTCTGTGCCAGCCAGATGATCAACGGCCTGATTGGTTGCCTGTGTGGAACCTGTGTCAACAAAGAG GGAGCATAG
- the tm4sf21a gene encoding transmembrane 4 L6 family member 1, with translation MCTGKCSRCVAAALYPLALISIICNIVLFFPGGDIKYAKDGHITEEVKYMGGLVGGGLMVLIPALYIHLTGKQGCCGNRCGMFLSIVFAAVGVAGALYSLAVAVLGLQNGPLCKVLLIWTTPFKNNDSNYLTDDTWWGTCTEPKNIVQFNIGLFGTLVATSCLELILCAIQMINGLFGCLCGTCNDKGPL, from the exons ATGTGTACTGGAAAATGTTCCCGCTGCGTCGCTGCTGCGCTTTATCCGTTAGCGCTCATATCCATCATCTGTAACATTGTGCTGTTCTTTCCTGGAGGGGACATCAAGTATGCCAAAGATGGACATATTACTGAGGAGGTGAAATATATGGGGGGTCTTGTTGGAGGGGGTTTGATG GTGTTGATCCCGGCACTTTACATTCACTTAACTGGAAAACAGGGGTGCTGTGGAAATCGCTGCGGG ATGTTCTTATCAATTGTATTCGCTGCAGTGGGAGTGGCTGGTGCCCTGTACAGTTTGGCTGTGGCAGTGCTTGGTTTGCAGAATGGGCCCCTTTGCAAAGTCCTTCTGATTTGGACAACGccttttaaaaacaa tgacagtaatTACCTGACCGATGACACATGGTGGGGAACATGCACAGAGCCTAAGAACATTGTGCAGTTCAACATTGGGCTGTTCGGTACCCTGGTGGCCACAAGCTGTCTGGAGCTGATTCTGTGTGCCATTCAGATGATCAACGGACTCTTTGGCTGCCTGTGTGGAACCTGCAATGACAAAGGG CCACTGTGA
- the slc25a15b gene encoding solute carrier family 25 member 15b: MAPHSAIQAIIDLSAGAIGGAACVFSGQPLDTAKVKMQTFPTLYRSFIHCLMSTYKQVGIRGLYQGTTPALMANIAENSVLFMSYGFCQQVIRFMAGLHSEAVLSDTQKACAGSVASIFSSLVLCPTELVKCRLQAMYEMEATGKVAKSQNTVWSVVKSIVRNEGPLGFFQGLTTTIAREVPGYFCFFGAYELSRTAFADYMKCDKDDIGVAPIVFSGGCGGACLWLVVFPMDCVKSRIQVMSMAGKQAGFFKTFMTIARTEGVRALYSGLTPTMVRTFPANGALFLGYEASRKLMMKHFDH, encoded by the exons ATGGCCCCACACTCCGCCATCCAGGCCATCATCGACCTCTCTGCAGGAGCCATAG GTGGAGCTGCATGTGTCTTCAGTGGACAGCCTCTGGACACAGCAAAGGTCAAAATGCAGACCTTTCCTACTTTGTACCGGAGTTTCATCCACTGCCTTATGTCCACCTACAAACAAGTTGGCATTCGTGGTCTGTACCAGGGCACCACACCAGCCCTGATGGCCAACATCGCAGAGAACTCTGTGCTCTTCATGAGTTACGGCTTCTGCCAGCAGGTCATCCGCTTCATGGCCGGACTGCACAGTGAGGCAGTGCTGAG TGACACACAGAAAGCCTGTGCTGGCTCAGTAGCGTCCATCTTCTCATCACTAGTGCTCTGCCCCACTGAGCTAGTCAAGTGTCGGCTGCAAGCCATGTATGAAATGGAGGCAACAGGCAAGGTCGCTAAGAGCCAGAA TACAGTGTGGTCTGTGGTAAAATCCATTGTGAGGAACGAGGGACCTCTTGGCTTCTTCCAAGGCCTCACCACCACCATAGCCCGAGAGGTCCCTGGATACTTCTGCTTCTTCGGTGCCTATGAGCTAAGTCGCACTGCCTTTGCAGACTACATGAAATGTGACAAGGATGACATAG GTGTGGCTCCAATTGTGTTTAGCGGTGGTTGCGGAGGGGCCTGCTTGTGGCTGGTGGTCTTTCCTATGGACTGTGTCAAGTCTCGGATCCAGGTCATGTCTATGGCAGGCAAACAGGCAGGCTTTTTCAAAACCTTCATGACCATCGCTCGTACTGAAG GTGTGAGGGCACTTTACTCTGGTCTCACCCCTACCATGGTCCGCACTTTCCCTGCTAATGGAGCACTGTTCCTGGGTTATGAGGCCAGCCGGAAGCTCATGATGAAGCATTTTGACCACTAA
- the grk1b gene encoding rhodopsin kinase GRK1b: MDIGGLETVVANSAYVSARGSMDGAAAAAMRDKKMRARLKLPHIRDCEHMKATVDTTFESMCVKQPIGKRLFQQFLESDATHKHAGELWKDMEEYNICQEKDRVQKAQKMANKYYESASKHFCSFLEEKAITRVKEDFKNGHGDLFKESEKQLLKHLENKALDGFKNSMYFLRYVQFKWLESQPVDEEWFMDFRVLGKGGFGEVYACQAKATGKMYANKKLEKKRLKKRKGYEGAIVEKRILAKVHSRFIVTLAYAFQTKTDLCLVMTIMNGGDLRFHMYNVDEQNPGFDEKRACFYIAQIICGLEHLHQHRIIYRDLKPENVLLDDTGHVRLSDLGLAVELPPGKDTTTGMAGTPGFMAPELLQKEEYNYSVDYFTLGVTLYEMIAAKGPFRVRGEKVENEEVARRILNDPVSYTPKFSKECKDISEGLMEKDPVKRLGFKNNDCTELKNQPFFKEINWGRLEGGMLPPPFVPDPKMVYAKDIDDVGAFSTIKGIVLDDKDTEFYKDFASGNVPIPWQEEMIETGVFGELNIWAANGKLPKDLDPNYVEAKGGGCVLL, translated from the exons ATGGACATTGGTGGCCTGGAGACGGTGGTGGCAAACTCTGCCTACGTCTCAGCACGTGGCAGCATggatggagctgcagcagctgccatGCGTGACAAGAAGATGCGTGCCAGGCTGAAACTCCCACACATCAGAGATTGTGAACACATGAAGGCAACTGTGGACACAACCTTTGAGAGCATGTGCGTCAAACAGCCCATTGGAAAGCGTCTGTTCCAACAGTTTCTGGAGAGCGATGCAACACATAAACATGCTGGAGAGCTATGGAAAGATATGGAAGAATACAACATATGccaagagaaagacagagtgcAGAAGGCTCAAAAAATGGCCAATAAGTACTATGAGTCAGCTTCAAAGCATTTTTGCAGCTTCTTGGAGGAGAAAGCCATCACTCGAGTTAAGGAAGACTTCAAGAACGGCCATGGTGACCTGTTCAAAGAGAGCGAGAAGCAGCTACTCAAACACCTGGAAAATAAGGCCTTAGATGGCTTCAAGAACAGCATGTACTTCTTGCGTTATGTTCAATTCAAATGGTTGGAGAGCCAGCCTGTTGATGAGGAGTGGTTCATGGACTTCAGGGTCCTGGGTAAAGGAGGTTTTGGGGAAGTGTATGCTTGCCAGGCTAAGGCAACAGGCAAAATGTATGCCAACAagaagctggagaaaaaaaggctgaaaaaaCGCAAAGGCTATGAG GGAGCAATTGTGGAGAAACGCATCCTTGCAAAAGTTCACAGTCGCTTCATAGTAACACTGGCATATGCCTTCCAGACCAAGACGGACCTCTGCCTAGTTATGACCATTATGAATGGTGGAGACCTCAG GTTTCATATGTATAATGTGGATGAACAAAATCCTGGTTTTGATGAGAAGAGAGCATGTTTCTACATAGCTCAGATCATCTGTGGGCTGGAGCACCTTCATCAGCACAGGATCATCTACAGAGACCTGAAACCAGAGAACGTACTGCTGGATGATACAG GACATGTCCGTCTGTCAGATTTGGGTCTGGCTGTTGAACTTCCACCAGGAAAAGACACAACCACTGGAATGGCAGGAACTCCAG GTTTCATGGCTCCAGAGCTGCTCCAGAAGGAGGAGTATAACTACTCGGTGGATTATTTTACTCTTGGAGTCACCCTGTATGAGATGATCGCTGCCAAAGGCCCCTTCAGAGTACGGGGAGAAAAG GTTGAGAATGAAGAGGTAGCTCGCAGAATTCTGAACGATCCGGTTTCATATACGCCGAAGTTTAGCAAAGAGTGCAAAGATATTAGTGAAGGTCTGATGGAGAAGGACCCGGTGAAACGCCTTGGGTTCAAAAACAACGACTGCACAGAGCTCAAGAATCAGCCCTTCTTCAAAGAGATTAACTGGGGCCGCCTGGAAGGAG GAATGCTACCTCCACCATTTGTCCCTGATCCTAAGATGGTCTATGCCAAAGATATTGATGATGTGGGAGCTTTCAGCACCATCAAAGGCATAGTCCTGGATGACAAGGATACTGAGTTCTACAAAGACTTTGCTTCTGGCAATGTCCCAATCCCCTGGCAAGAGGAGATGATCGAGACAGGTGTGTTTGGAGAGCTGAATATCTGGGCAGCGAACGGTAAGCTGCCAAAAGATCTCGACCCAAACTATGTGGAAGCCAAAGGTGGAGGATGTGTCCTGCTTTGA
- the slc25a35 gene encoding solute carrier family 25 member 35, translating into MDFVLSGAAACGACVFTNPLEVVKTRMQLQGELQSRGSYQVYYRNVFHAFYTIGKVDGLAGLQKGLVPGLVYQFFMNGFRLGSYAIIESCGYIHTDGRISAVKTTAAGAVAGVVGAVMGSPIYLVKTHLQSQSTSSIAVGHQYKHQGMIHALAAIYREHGILGLWRGSSAAVPRVSVGSAAQLSTFSSAKELVTDLQVFSKDSWLVALSAGMISSVVVVLAMTPFDVVSTRLYNQPVDHLGKGHLYKGFVDCFSKTLRKEGLTGLYKGLGASYFRLGPHTILSLFFWDELRKLYNEFR; encoded by the exons ATGGACTTCGTGCTGAGCGGGGCGGCGGCGTGCGGAGCGTGTGTGTTCACCAACCCGCTGGAGGTGGTCAAAACGCGGATGCAGCTACAGGGAGAGCTCCAGAGCCGGGGCTCTTACCAGGTTTATTATCGCAACGTCTTCCATGCTTTTTACACCATCGGCAAAGTGGACGGACTGGCCGGCTTACAGAAAGGACTGGTGCCCGGGCTGGTTTATCAGTTTTTCATGAACGGATTCAGGCTCGGCTCGTACGCCATCATTGAGTCCTGTGGTTACATCCACACGGACGGACGGATCAGCGCTGTCAAAACCACAGCGGCCGGGGCTGTAGCTGGAGTGGTGGGAGCTGTCATGGGCAGTCCCATATACTTG GTGAAGACTCACCTGCAGAGTCAGTCCACCTCCTCTATTGCAGTGGGACACCAGTATAAACACCAG GGCATGATTCATGCTCTGGCAGCCATCTACAGGGAGCATGGCATTCTGGGACTGTGGAGGGGCTCCAGTGCAGCTGTACCGAGGGTCAGCGTGGGGTCAGCTGCTCAGCTCTCCACCTTCTCCTCTGCTAAAGAGCTTGTGACTGACCTACAG GTTTTCTCAAAGGACAGCTGGCTGGTGGCCCTCAGTGCGGGGATGATCAgcagtgtggtggtggtgttggcCATGACGCCTTTTGATGTGGTGAGCACACGGCTCTACAACCAGCCTGTGGACCATCTGGGCAAG gGACATCTCTATAAAGGATTTGTGGATTGCTTTTCTAAGACACTGAGAAAGGAGGGCTTGACAGGACTCTACAAAGGCCTGGGAGCCTCTTATTTCCGGCTTGGTCCACACACAATTCTGTCTTTGTTCTTCTGGGACGAACTGCGCAAGTTGTACAACGAGTTCAGATAA
- the LOC113142945 gene encoding mannose-P-dolichol utilization defect 1 protein-like — MATSPVRDVLVTYLMPEKCYEEMIVNFHLHVPCLKFVLNKTSGFWIALDIVVAQLPLLLKILWSRSAQGLSLASVLLQLYAFSCPVLYTVANSFPLFAWAERLFLLAQTAAIIFLILHYRGDTLRGMLFLLGYVGVMFLLGSYAAAAVISVMQASSVAALIASKVLQAGSNYCNGHTGQLSGLSLFLTWAGSLSVAYVSLQESGGSVATLSHTLSACLSCVLLAQVLCYSSRTTTSKKND, encoded by the exons ATGGCCACGTCTCCCGTCAGAGACGTCCTGGTTACGTATTTAATGCCAGAGAAATGCTATGAGGAGATGATCGTCAACTTCCACTTGCACG tGCCGTGCCTGAAGTTTGTACTGAACAAAACCTCTGGGTTTTGGATCGCTTTGGACATTGTTGTGG CCCAGCTACCTCTGCTGCTGAAGATACTGTGGAGCAGAAGTGCACAGGGCCTGAGTCTGGCCTCTGTCCTTCTGCAGCTTTATGCCTTCTCATGTCCTGTTCTGTACACTGTGGCCAACAGCTTCCCACTCTT TGCCTGGGCTGAGAGGCTCTTTCTGTTAGCCCAGACAGCTGCAATTATATTCCTCATCCTGCATTATCGTGGTGATACCCTCAGAG GAATGCTGTTCCTCTTGGGTTATGTCGGTGTAATGTTCCTCCTGGGGTCCtatgcagctgctgcagtcaTCTCAGTGATGCAGGCTTCCAGTGTGGCAGCATTAATTGCAAGCAAG GTTCTCCAGGCTGGAAGTAACTACTGTAATGGCCACACAGGCCAACTGTCcggtctgtctctcttcctAACATGGGCAGGGTCTCTGAGCGTTGCCTATGTTTCTCTACAG GAGTCAGGAGGTTCTGTTGCTACTCTGTCACACACTCTGTCAGCCTGTCTCAGCTGTGTCCTCCTGGCCCAGGTCCTCTGCTATAGCAGCCGCACCACCACTAGCAAGAAGAATGACTAG